AATCATGTGCCGCCTTAAAATTGTCTTTATCACTTTTTTTACAAAAAATAACTATGTGCTTGATATTTTGACTATGAAAAAGGTCACTAAAATTGTTTAATTCTTTTAAATTTTGCAAATCAAAATTTAATACAAGTTCATTAAACCCAAACTGTTCAAAAAAATCATTATCTTTCTTTTTAATTTTATTAAATAGCTCTAGTACATAAGGTTGCATATTTTCGTTTTTAAAATCAGGGCTAAAATTAATAAAATCTAAATTAATAGCTTCCATTATTTACTGCTACTTTCCGCTTCACTTATTAATTTAAGCACTGATTCTTTTAATTTATTAAACCCATTTTTAGATTCTTTAATTTTGTTTTTAAAAGGCATACGTGAGTGAAGTGGATGATTTGCCTTGAAATTACCAATACCGGTTTGCATATCTATATCGATTGATTCAACTACAAAGTTTATTTTTTGATTTATTTCAAAAATGCTTTCAAGTTTGCTTTTTGTAAAGTCTGTAATCAAATTTAATGGTATAAAAAATTTCATACCATTAAAAGTTCATACAATTATGCCGTGTGAATTAATGTTCTTTACCAAGCCATTCAAAACATCGCCTTTTTTAATCATATTAACATTATATATTATTAAGATTTTATGCATAATTCATTTATGAATTATGTTTGTGTCTTGCAAAAGTTAAAGAACAAGAACTCTTTTTACTAATTAGGCTGTTTTATAGGCAAATAATAAAAGTCGCCTGTGCGACTTTTCTGCATTATTTTATGTTATAAAATGCTTTTATGCCTTCAAATTCAGATTGTTCACCTAACTCTTCTTCAATAACTAGTAATCTGTTATATTTAGCAATTCTATCAGTTCTAGACATTGAACCAGTTTTGATTTGACCTGTATTAAATGCAACAGCTAAATCAGCAATTGTAGTGTCTTCAGTTTCGCCTGAACGATGTGAAACTACACAAGCCATATTTGCCTTTTGAGCCTTGTTTATAGCATCCATTGTTTCAGAAAGGGTTCCAATTT
This sequence is a window from Mycoplasmopsis agalactiae PG2. Protein-coding genes within it:
- a CDS encoding S1 RNA-binding domain-containing protein gives rise to the protein MIKKGDVLNGLVKNINSHGIIVWTFNGMKFFIPLNLITDFTKSKLESIFEINQKINFVVESIDIDMQTGIGNFKANHPLHSRMPFKNKIKESKNGFNKLKESVLKLISEAESSSK